The genomic window CACACGCCGACGGCGTTCGTCAATTGGCCTTCCTGATTATCAATGCGCGTCGTCAGGTCTTTGTCCTTGCTGCGATTCAGCACGTTGACGAAGAGCGTTTTCTCAGCCGCGTTGTAGGTCGTCGAAACATCCAGATATTTCAGTGGCGGGCGATTGCCGACTTTATAGGTCGGCGCCGACACCAACACATTGAGCGCTTGATTGCCTTTTTGTTTGGCGAATTCCGCCAGCGGGAAATAGATCGTCTGCAAAAACAGCCCTTGTTTATTGGTCGTAATCGGCGCGATGACGTTGACCATCTGCGCCAGGTTCGCCATCTTGACGACATCGGCGCGGCGGAAAAACGAATTGAAAAACATGCCCATCGCCAGCGCGTCTTCAAAGTGGTAAACCTCTTCCAGCTTCTCGCGGTTGCCCGTGCGATACCAGACGTTCCATTCGTCGTAGGCAATGTAAAACGGGCGCGGATTCGGATTGCCCACTTGCGCCTGTTTGATCAGTCCGGCGGTGACTTCGATGTAATTGTCAAGCGTCTGCGACCAGGCCAGAAACCGCTCAAAATCGTTGTCGCGGTTGTTGATGTAAGTATGCAACGCGATGTAATCCGCCGTGTTCTTGAGCGTGTTGATGACGGTGCGATTCCAGTGAATCCAATCCGCACCGTAATTGCTCGAACCGCTGGCAATCAACTTGATGCTTGAATCGGTCGAGCGCATGGCCTTGGCGGCTTCGAGCGCGAATTTGGAATACTCTTCGGCGCTCTTGTTGCCGAGTTGCCAGGGGCCGTCAATCTCATTGCCGAGCGCCCAGTATTTGACTTTGTATGGCTGCTCGCGCCCATTCTTGCGGCGCTGATCGGCCCAGTACGTATGGCGCGCTTCGTTGCAGTATTCGACCCAGTGCCGCGCGTCATCAATCGTGCCGAGACCCGCGTTGATGCAGATGTATGGCTCGGTGCCGATCGTCTCGCAATACTTCAAAAACTCATCCGTGCCGAAGCGATTGCTTTCCAGATCGTCCCACGCCAAATCTTTGCGCACGGGGCGCTGATCTTTCGGGCCGATGCCGTCTTTCCAGTTATAACCCGAAGCGAAGTTGCCGCCCGGCCAGCGCAAAATCGAAACGTTCAATTGCTTGACGACCTCCATCACGTCTTTGCGATAGCCGTCTTTGTCGGCGAGCGGGCTGCCTTCTTCATAAACGCCGCCGTAAATCATCCGCCCCAGGTGCTCGGCGAAATTGCCGAAGAGCAGCGGGCTTACGTCGCCGATGGTGCGGTCAATGTCTATCTTGATGCGGGCCTGCGGCGCTTGCGCTTTGGCGGCAGGTAAACTGATCGTGACAAAGAGAAGGGCAAACAGGCATAGAGTAAGTAGCGTGCGCATAGTGATCTCCCAGTCAATTGGGCCAACCTGGGTACGTAGCGCTCAGCGTGCAGTCTCGGCATGAGATATTTTCCTTCCGGTAGGAAGGCGTCCGATGCCGAGACCGCACGCTGGAAGCGCTGCGTACCCAGGTTGACCCATCTCACAATTTCACTTCAAGTGGGCGTCCGGCAAAAACAACCTGGTGCGCTGCCTTTTCGCCCGCAAGGCGGATTTCAAGTCTACGTTGTTGCGGCGTTGGCGGCTTCGAGCTATTTGCCAGCCGCAACGAAAGCGTGCGGCGCGCATTGTTCCAGTTGATTTGAATCTTTGTGAACTCGCCGCGCTGGTAATTGAAGGTCGCGCCGTCGTCTTCATACAGCGTGAACACGCCGTCTGCGCCGGGATAAACGACCAGCGTCAACGGGCCATCAACCTTTTCGCTGGTGTATTGCTTGACCGGGTCAAGTGGAAGGATCGCGCCGGCGCGCACATACAGGGGCATCGTCGCCAGATCAACGGCTTTGCTGATTTCGCGTCCGCCCGCGAGTTTTTCTTCCGTCCAGAAGTCGTACCAGTCGCCGCGCGGCAAATAGACGTTGCGTGAAGTCGCGCCTTTTTCGACGACGGGCGCAACCAACACATCGCGTCCCCACAAGTATTCATCGCCGCGCAACACCGCCGTCGCATCGTCGGGATAATGCAGCCAGAGCGCGCGCATCACCGGCAAGCCCGTTTCGTGCGTTTCGCGCACGGCGGAATACAAGTACGGCATCATGCGATAGCGCAATTCCAAATACTTTTTGCAGATTGGCTCGACTTCGGCGTTGTGCAATTCGCTCAAATCGGGATTGGCCGCGCCGCCCGTGTAATTCGAGATTTCGTTATGCCCAAGCTCACCCGTATTCCAGCCCCACGGCAAGCGCAAATGCCACGTCCGCCCGTGCGCGCGAAAGAGCGGGCAGAACGCGCCGAATTGAAACCAGCGCACGTGCAATTCGCCCGTATATTCTTTGGTTGGGACGAAGCCGCCGATGTCTGTGCCCCACCACGGAATGCCTGTCAATCCGGTGTTCACGGCGATGGGGACGTGAACTTTCAAGGTTTCCCATGTCGAATAGACATCGCCTGACCAGAGGAATCCGGCGAAGCGTTGCATCCCCGCGTGGCCGTTGCGATGCAGCGCAAACACACGCTGATTCGGACGCAAGGCTTGCGAGCCGTCGTAATACATCCGAATGCGCGCCAGCCGTGATGTCGCATCCAGTCCATCGCCCTGATCCGGCCACCAGCCGTCAATGCCCGCGTCGTAAAGCGTTTTGTGAACAGGCCAGTAACACGCGACCTGACGGTTGTCGGGCCATTTGCCATCGGGCGTGCGACCGCTCGGCAACGGCGCAGCAGTGCAGGCGTCTTTGACCGTGCCAGTTAATTTTCGGCCTTCGATGACGGTGTGCAGCACGACTTTGAAATGCTGGTCGTGTAATTCGTCAATCATCTTTTTCGGCTCAGGGAAGTTCTTCGGATGCCACGTGAATTCGCCGTTGTGTGTGTTCCAACCCGAAGGCGTGAAATCGGTGCCGAGATAGATCAACGCATCGCACGGCAATTTCTTTTCGCGCAGCGTGCGCGCCACCCATTTGATTTCGTCAGGCCCTGCGAGCGTGCGATGCGATTGCAAATAGCCGAACGACCACAGCGGCGGCAATTCGGGCTTGCCTGTCAGCCGCGCGTATTCGGCCAGCACTTGCGCGGGTTCGGTTGCGCCGACGATGAAAACGTCTATCGGCAACGCGCCCAATTCCGTGCCCGCCAACGCGCCGGAGACGCTGCTCTCAGGGCGATCCGGCACGCGCGGCGTGAGCTTGCCTTCTTTGCCAGTCAGGTCAAACGAAACGAGCGGATGCTGAATCAACAGCGCCCAACCGCCCGTGCCGATGAGCCATTGAATCGGCACGCGTCCGCCGTGCGTGCGCAAGCGATAGCCGCCCTGCCCGTTGCGGTTGGTATACGTTTCGCCGCGCCGGTCGAATTGTGGGCCGCCTTCGCCAAAACCGAGCACAGGTTTGTCGCCAATCTGAAACGTCAGCGCACCCGTTTGCACGTCGGGGCGTAACTCTTGCACCAACCGCCCGTCTTTGGCTTCGATGCGGATGGTGAGTGGTTCCGGTGACAGCTTCACACGCAAATCGCCACAGCGCACCGTGCGTTCGCGGGGGAGTGAGGTCAGCCGGGCAACAGGCGCAGGCCAGGTTTGCGGGGCCAGCGAACCGTCTTCGGGCAAGGGCAGTGGTCGGCCATTTTCGAGTGCCGCGATGGTTAGCCGCAGAGTCTGGGCGCTGACCGAAGTGAGCGCGATTTCGACGGCCTTGCCGGCAAGGCGTAAGGCGGCGTCCTGCTCCGGCGCAGGCAGATGAGTGTTCAACAGCGCGCCAGCGCCTGCCGTGCTGAAACGCTTCAATGCTTCCCGGCGCGTGATAGGTTTTTTCATGCGGGTGTCTCCTGACTGTGTGGTTCGCTCGCTGGTTATTGCCCCTGCTGCATAAACTCTTTCAGTTCGCGCCCGGCCTTGGCGATGTGTTCTTCCAATAACCGGCTGGCGGCGGCGGCCTTGCGTTGACGGCACAATTCCAGAATCGTGCGGTGCTCGTCCTTGGCATTGCGGTGGGCCGCGTGCGAGAACAGGATGTGCAGGCGAATATAACGGTCGGCGTTGTTGTTGACCGTTTGAATCAGCGCGAGGGAGCGCCCGCGGTTGGCCGCGGCATAGAGCGCCGAATGAAATTGCCAATGCAAATCGCCCCAGACATCGAAATCCGCTTCATGGTTGAGCGCGTGTTCATAGGCTTGCAACGCCGCTTCGGCGCGGGTCAGGTGGGCAGCGGTCAGATGCGGCACGGCGCGGCGCAGCGTCAGGCTTTCGAGCACAGCGCGAATCTCGAAGAGTTCTTGGATCTCCTCCGCCGAGAGCGCGGTCACCACCGCGCCGCGATGATCTTGAATTTCGATCAAGCCTTCGGCCTCTAATTGGCGCATGGCCTCGCGCAGGGGAATGCGGCTGACGGCGAATTCCTCGGCAATGGCGTGTTGGCGCAACTGCGTGCCCTCGCGCAATTCGCCGCGCAAAATCTTGTTGCGCAAGCGGTCGGCCACGGCAGTGGTGAGCGTCTGGCGGGGTATCGCCTGGCGCGGGGTGAGACTTCCGTTGATTGGTTCACTCATGGTTGTTTCTCGCAGCAATGCTAGTGCTTTTCAAATTAGCTCGGCTTTCACTTCGGTGTATGGAAAAACCGCGCAGCGGACGGTACCGCGCGCGTGAGCAAGCGGAGCCTGGGCGGTTCGGCCAACGGCGTAAACTTGACGCGCCGCTTGCTCACGCGCGCGGTACCGTCCCGGCCGCCGCGCCGCTTGCTCACGCGCGCGGTACCGTCCCGGCCTCACGCGCGCGGTACCGTCCCGGCCGCCGCGCCGCTTGCTCACGCGCGCGGTACCGTCCCGGCCGCCGCGCTCCCGTAAACGCAATTGCAAACCGGTCTAAGAGCGATGACCGGTTGCCATCGTTCGGATTCAGAATCTGCCGATGCTTACACAATCAGTAAAGCAAGCGCCGAGACTGCTGGTCTTGCATCCCCGTAAGCCGGGTTGAACCCGATTAGGGTGGCACGAGACAGCGAATCACACCTCGCGCAGCGATTCGCGATATTGTGAAGGGGCGGCACCGAGGGCGCGTTTGAACGTGCGGGTGAAATGGCTCTGGTCGCAAAATCCCGCCGCCAGTGCGATGTCAACAATTGGGCTGGCCGATGTGGTCAACTCGTGGCAGGCATATTCAATCCGCAGTTTGCGCACATATTCGCCAATCGTGCATTGATAGGTTTTGCGGAACGTCTGGGCCAAGTAAACCGGATGCACGCCGACGTGCTGGGCGAGATCGGTGAGCGTGAGGTTTTCGGTGAAGCGCGCTTGCAGGAGTTCTTTGACCTGTTGCAACCAGAGTGGTGAGGCGGTGGGCTGATGCGCGCGGTTGCGCCGTAAGGTTTCGCCCACCAGTTCCATCATCAGCCCTTCGATGATGAGCGGCGAGATGCAATCTTCGTGGGTGAATTCCCGATAGAGTTTGTGCGCCAGCAATTCAAACACGCCGCCGTGAAAGTCGGCAGGCTCGTCGGTCAGCGGCACCTGCTCGCGCATCTTTTTCAGCCAGGCGGGCGCCAGCTCGACAATAAACGACCGCCCGCCCACAGCGTGGAAGCGCTCGGCGTGCACCTCACCCGGTGGATGAAACAAGAGGCTCGAAGACCGGCATTCGCGCGTTTGGCTGCCGTAACTTTCAGTGTATTGCCCCTGCATCACGAAGCAGAACAAGGCTTGTTTGTGCGTGTGTTTCGGGGTCTGGTACCAGGGCGAATAAACGCGCTCCGATAACTCGAAGCATGGGAGCTTACGCAGCCGTAAGGTCTCGCCGTAATACTTTCCGGGTGGTAATTGCGGGGACATAGCAGTTCCTTTCGATTGCCGAATCGCGCGCCGCGCCTGGCGCGGATTGAGGATGACGAAGGGCCTCATCCGCGCCAGGCGAAATGCCTGCTCAATACAATGCCGGCGAGCTTCATTTTCGCTTTGATAAAACGCTTGGATCTGCGGTCAGTGGAAATTGTATACAGTATGCGCGCGGGCAGCGTCAAGAAATGTAACCCGGCTTTGACGTGTTCTTAAGCCGGTACAACCGCCCGCCTAAACGTTCAAGACGGGCGTGCCATCTTCCGCTATCTACAGTCGCAGTCACCGTTCGCACGATTTTCCCATGGCAATAAATTTGGACAGGGCTTAAGCAATATGGAACGCGGGTGCTTTACCCGTCCTGCAAATTACTCGCAAACCCGCTGCGGGTAAAAAAAACTGCCCCACACCTTCAGGTTTTTTGCGAAAGTGCTGTCGGGAAGCAATGCCGAAATGTGAAGCAAGCGGAATACGCCTTGGTCTGTGCGGGTTTTTGTTTTGCAGCAGTGCGGTCGTGGAGTTTTGTGACCAGAGATTTTCGCCAGAGATCAGAGGCGGCCACCTGAAATAACAGCAAGAATTTGGAGAACAAGATGAAACTACAACTGCCGGTCAGACTTGTTGCTATAGCAATCGTTCACGCCGTTGTTTTGACGGTGCTCTCGCTCACCACGTTTGCGCAAATCACGACGACAGGCATTCGTGGCATCGTGCGCGACCCCAACGGCGCGGTGGTGCCCAATGCCACGGTCAAAGCCACCGATAACGCCACCGGGGTTGAGCAAACCACCGTGACTTCCAGTGACGGCGGGTTCATCTTTCCGGCCTTGCAGTTCGGCTCTTATAAAATCGCCGTCACCGCCACTGGCTTTCAAAATTCGGTGATTGCGGCGGTCGTGGTGGAATCGGGCCGCACCACCAACATCTCGGTGGATTTGAATGTCGGCGCGGCCACCGATACCGTCCAAATCGCCGCCAGCGCCGAACAACTCAACACCACCACCGCCGAAGTCGGCAGCACGATCAACAACAAGCTCGTCCAGAATCTGCCCTACGCCGGGCGCGACAGCTTGAATTTCGCCGTGCTAATCGCGGGCAGTTCGCGCAGCACCAGCGACCGCAACAGCACCTTTAACGGGTTGCCCAACGCCTCGCTCAACATCACGCTCGACGGCATGAATAACAATTCGCAGCGCTTCAAGAGCGGTGGCACCAGCTTTTTCGCCTTCGCCCCGGCGCGCATTGACGCCATCGAGGAAGTCAGTGTTTCGACGACGGGCCTCGGCGCGGATGCGGGCGGCGAGGGCGCGATGCAGATTCGCATGACGACGCGGCGCGGCACCGAGCAATATCACGGCAAGATTCTGTATCAGGGCATCAACGAAGCGCTCAACGCCAATACCTTTTTCCGTAATATGGCAAGCCTGCCGCGTAACAAAGCGCGCCAGCATAATCCGGTCGGCGCTATCGGCGGCCCGTTGGTGCCGTTTTCGAAGCGGCTCAAGAACAAGCTGTTTTTCTTTGCCTATTACGAAGCCCAGCCGCAACCCTTCACCCAGACCTATTCGACGCCGGTGCTGACGACGGCGGCGCAGCAGGGCAACTTCACCTATCTGGGCACCGACGGCCAGGAGCGCACCGTGAACTTGCTGGACATCGCGCGCGTGGCGGGTCACACCGGCACGGTTGATCCCACGATGATGGGCATCCTGGGCAAGATCAACAGTTCGCAATCGGGTGCTTCAGGTTTCCAGGCCATCTCCGGCGTCTCGACGAAGTTCATGCAAAACATGCTCTGGGATCAAGCGCTCACGACGATGCAGGCTTTCCCCACGGCGCGCGTGGATTTCCAAATCAAGCCGTCCGTCGGCTGGCACGGCACGTGGAATTTGCGCCACAGCGATTTCACCAAAGGCTCGGTGCCGTATCCCGGCAGCCCCTATGATTTCGTCGGCCCGGCGGGCATCAACAGTCACTCTTCGGCGACGCCTTATATCGCCACCAATGCCGTGGATTGGACGATCAGACCGAACATCACCAACAACGCCAACCTCGGCATCCAGGGCACGAACGAATACTTCTTTATTGACGCCGATCCGAAACGCTTTGCCGAATACAACAACCGCATCATCAACACGCCGTTGGTCGGCCTTTACATCCCCAACGTGAATACCGATGTGCGCAACAATCCTGTCTATCAATTCACCGACAATCTGAACTGGGTCAAGGGGCGGCACACGCTGACGATGGGCGGCACCTGGTTGCACACGACGTTCTATTCGCACACCTGGGGCACGGCGGGCGTGCCGCAATATAACTTTGGCGTCGTTACCGCCGACCCGATCAACAACGTGTTGCGCAATGCGCTGACCAACGTCAACACCAACAACAACGACATCGCCAACGCGCTGAATCTCTACGCCTTGCTGACGGGCCGCATCACCAGTGTCTCGGTCGCGACGAACGCGGATGAGAAGACCAAAGAATACCGCCCGTTTAGCGAGAGTATGCAGCGTTATGCCTTCACTACTTTCGGGCTTTACTTCCAAGACAGCTTCCGTATGCGCCCGTCACTGACGTTGAATTACGGGTTGCGCTGGCAATTCGACGGCGACGTTCACAGCGGCAACGACTTGCTCTCGCAACCGAGCGGGTCGAATTTCTATGGGCCATCCACGGGCTTGTTCCAACCGGGCGTGCTGAGCAGCAATCAGAATCCGCAATTCGAGCAGGTGATTCACCCCTACAAACGCGATTACATGAACCCCGCGCCGAATTTCGGCTTTGCCTGGAACCCGGCCTTTGAGAACGGCTGGCTCGGCAAGGTATTGGGCGAGCGTAAGTCGGTCATTCGCGGTGCGTACTCGATCACCTTTTACAACGAAGGGCTGAACTCGATTTCCAATTCGCTGTCGGGCGGACGCGGTCTGACGCAAACCGGCACGGCGACCAACGGCGTCAACTTTACGCCCGGCTCGCTCGAATTGCGCAGCCCCGCGCCGGCGATTCCGGTCTTCCCGGCGAAGTTCGGCTTCCCGATTGCGCAAAATTCATTTTCAGCGCCAGTCCCGGGCAATTACATCAACCCGGAATTGCGGTCGCCTTACGTGCAAAACTGGAGCCTGGGCATTCAACGCCAACTCACGAAAAGCACCGTGCTTGAACTGCGCTACGTCGGCAACAAGTCCACGCATATGTGGCACCGCCAGAACATTCAGGAGGTCAACATCTTCGAGAATGGCTTCCTGAATGAATTCGTGCAGGCCAAGAAGAACCTCGACATCAACATTGCCAACGGGCGCGGGCAGACTTTTGCCAACAAC from Acidobacteriota bacterium includes these protein-coding regions:
- a CDS encoding alpha-N-arabinofuranosidase gives rise to the protein MRTLLTLCLFALLFVTISLPAAKAQAPQARIKIDIDRTIGDVSPLLFGNFAEHLGRMIYGGVYEEGSPLADKDGYRKDVMEVVKQLNVSILRWPGGNFASGYNWKDGIGPKDQRPVRKDLAWDDLESNRFGTDEFLKYCETIGTEPYICINAGLGTIDDARHWVEYCNEARHTYWADQRRKNGREQPYKVKYWALGNEIDGPWQLGNKSAEEYSKFALEAAKAMRSTDSSIKLIASGSSNYGADWIHWNRTVINTLKNTADYIALHTYINNRDNDFERFLAWSQTLDNYIEVTAGLIKQAQVGNPNPRPFYIAYDEWNVWYRTGNREKLEEVYHFEDALAMGMFFNSFFRRADVVKMANLAQMVNVIAPITTNKQGLFLQTIYFPLAEFAKQKGNQALNVLVSAPTYKVGNRPPLKYLDVSTTYNAAEKTLFVNVLNRSKDKDLTTRIDNQEGQLTNAVGVWELNHPDLKATHTFGDDKKVRPVTRNLTATVENNGFNYTFPAHSLTILRLRLQ
- a CDS encoding glycoside hydrolase family 31 protein, with protein sequence MKKPITRREALKRFSTAGAGALLNTHLPAPEQDAALRLAGKAVEIALTSVSAQTLRLTIAALENGRPLPLPEDGSLAPQTWPAPVARLTSLPRERTVRCGDLRVKLSPEPLTIRIEAKDGRLVQELRPDVQTGALTFQIGDKPVLGFGEGGPQFDRRGETYTNRNGQGGYRLRTHGGRVPIQWLIGTGGWALLIQHPLVSFDLTGKEGKLTPRVPDRPESSVSGALAGTELGALPIDVFIVGATEPAQVLAEYARLTGKPELPPLWSFGYLQSHRTLAGPDEIKWVARTLREKKLPCDALIYLGTDFTPSGWNTHNGEFTWHPKNFPEPKKMIDELHDQHFKVVLHTVIEGRKLTGTVKDACTAAPLPSGRTPDGKWPDNRQVACYWPVHKTLYDAGIDGWWPDQGDGLDATSRLARIRMYYDGSQALRPNQRVFALHRNGHAGMQRFAGFLWSGDVYSTWETLKVHVPIAVNTGLTGIPWWGTDIGGFVPTKEYTGELHVRWFQFGAFCPLFRAHGRTWHLRLPWGWNTGELGHNEISNYTGGAANPDLSELHNAEVEPICKKYLELRYRMMPYLYSAVRETHETGLPVMRALWLHYPDDATAVLRGDEYLWGRDVLVAPVVEKGATSRNVYLPRGDWYDFWTEEKLAGGREISKAVDLATMPLYVRAGAILPLDPVKQYTSEKVDGPLTLVVYPGADGVFTLYEDDGATFNYQRGEFTKIQINWNNARRTLSLRLANSSKPPTPQQRRLEIRLAGEKAAHQVVFAGRPLEVKL
- a CDS encoding GntR family transcriptional regulator encodes the protein MSEPINGSLTPRQAIPRQTLTTAVADRLRNKILRGELREGTQLRQHAIAEEFAVSRIPLREAMRQLEAEGLIEIQDHRGAVVTALSAEEIQELFEIRAVLESLTLRRAVPHLTAAHLTRAEAALQAYEHALNHEADFDVWGDLHWQFHSALYAAANRGRSLALIQTVNNNADRYIRLHILFSHAAHRNAKDEHRTILELCRQRKAAAASRLLEEHIAKAGRELKEFMQQGQ
- a CDS encoding helix-turn-helix transcriptional regulator, which produces MSPQLPPGKYYGETLRLRKLPCFELSERVYSPWYQTPKHTHKQALFCFVMQGQYTESYGSQTRECRSSSLLFHPPGEVHAERFHAVGGRSFIVELAPAWLKKMREQVPLTDEPADFHGGVFELLAHKLYREFTHEDCISPLIIEGLMMELVGETLRRNRAHQPTASPLWLQQVKELLQARFTENLTLTDLAQHVGVHPVYLAQTFRKTYQCTIGEYVRKLRIEYACHELTTSASPIVDIALAAGFCDQSHFTRTFKRALGAAPSQYRESLREV
- a CDS encoding carboxypeptidase regulatory-like domain-containing protein — encoded protein: MKLQLPVRLVAIAIVHAVVLTVLSLTTFAQITTTGIRGIVRDPNGAVVPNATVKATDNATGVEQTTVTSSDGGFIFPALQFGSYKIAVTATGFQNSVIAAVVVESGRTTNISVDLNVGAATDTVQIAASAEQLNTTTAEVGSTINNKLVQNLPYAGRDSLNFAVLIAGSSRSTSDRNSTFNGLPNASLNITLDGMNNNSQRFKSGGTSFFAFAPARIDAIEEVSVSTTGLGADAGGEGAMQIRMTTRRGTEQYHGKILYQGINEALNANTFFRNMASLPRNKARQHNPVGAIGGPLVPFSKRLKNKLFFFAYYEAQPQPFTQTYSTPVLTTAAQQGNFTYLGTDGQERTVNLLDIARVAGHTGTVDPTMMGILGKINSSQSGASGFQAISGVSTKFMQNMLWDQALTTMQAFPTARVDFQIKPSVGWHGTWNLRHSDFTKGSVPYPGSPYDFVGPAGINSHSSATPYIATNAVDWTIRPNITNNANLGIQGTNEYFFIDADPKRFAEYNNRIINTPLVGLYIPNVNTDVRNNPVYQFTDNLNWVKGRHTLTMGGTWLHTTFYSHTWGTAGVPQYNFGVVTADPINNVLRNALTNVNTNNNDIANALNLYALLTGRITSVSVATNADEKTKEYRPFSESMQRYAFTTFGLYFQDSFRMRPSLTLNYGLRWQFDGDVHSGNDLLSQPSGSNFYGPSTGLFQPGVLSSNQNPQFEQVIHPYKRDYMNPAPNFGFAWNPAFENGWLGKVLGERKSVIRGAYSITFYNEGLNSISNSLSGGRGLTQTGTATNGVNFTPGSLELRSPAPAIPVFPAKFGFPIAQNSFSAPVPGNYINPELRSPYVQNWSLGIQRQLTKSTVLELRYVGNKSTHMWHRQNIQEVNIFENGFLNEFVQAKKNLDINIANGRGQTFANNNLAGQAALPILQAAFGALGNQAALTAAQGFGNATFIQNLNQGVAGTLAQSLATSPTNFCRLVGNKVASCVTAGFNVAGAYPINLFQANPYLSSLTYQDSNGDNNYNALQVDVKQQYSHGLLLGGNYVWSHALGDIQNETDQAAGYTWYTYRNARLNYGPSPFDRRHVFNAYWSYDLPFGKGRRFLSNNAWLDRAVGGWTIGGRETIASGDPVLLNGGRNTVNNLTQAGVVFGGGFTPEQLQKALSKVKGGFSSTALISDIASIATITQTATASTSVVNSSLYAPASTPGQYAGFVYLRNNNLYTFDMSINKEVRFTERWRLTLRLVALNFLNHPYFEIGNTSPTATTFGQITAPAAGTRNQGNRTMQFRASLDW